The nucleotide window TGCTCGTCGGTTAATTCACCTGAGACTTCAATTTTGAAATCATCAATCTCTTCATTCATTTTATTTAAAATAGAAATCACATCTAAACCAGAGCAACCAGCCAAAGAAGATAACATCATGGCTTTAGGAGCCAATCCAAAACGTTCTGTTTGCCCTTCAATATCTGTATCCATTTTTACGGTTTTTCCACTAGGGTTGTCCGATTCAAATGTTAGTCCTCCTTGCCAATGCGTAACTATTTTATGTGCCATTTCTTTTACTTTAATTTTTAGAACTGCTATATTGTACATTCAAAAATACTGAACTCATTTTAACTTTTTGAATTTAAGCGAAAATTAGATGTTTTTTGGTCTGTTGAAGGCTTTTTTAGGTTGCATAGCAGAGCTACGGAAGGAAAAAAAGATAAAATCAGAGCTGAAAACAACAATTTTTTAGCAGATTGAAAAAGTTAAAACGAGTTCTCTACTAAAAAAATAACTATGGCATTAGTAACTCCGTTATCTCCAGAACACGATTTAGAAACCAAAGCATTAGCAGAATTCTTTAATGAAACTTTAGGATTTTGTCCTAATTCGGTCTTAACCATGCAGCGCAGACCAGCTATTAGCAAGGCCTTTATTAATTTGAATAAAGCCGTAATGGCAAACGAAGGTCGTGTAACTTCAGCCTTAAAACGAATGATTGCTTGGGTTAGCAGTAACGCTACTGGTTGCCGATATTGCCAGGCACATGCTATAAGAGCCGCAGAGCGTTATGGTGCCGAACAAGAGCAACTCGATAATATATGGGAGTACAGAACGCATCCTGCTTTTAATGAGGCAGAGAGAGTGGCTTTAGATTTTAGTTTAGCAGCAAGCCAAGTGCCCAATGCGGTTAATGCCGAAATAAAAGAACGTCTCTACCAACATTGGGATGAAGGTGAAATTGTAGAAATGCTTGGAGTAATTTCATTATTTGGGTATCTCAACCGTTGGAACGACTCCATGGGAACAGATATTGAAACCGGAGCTGTAGAGAGTGCAGACCAATACTTAGGCAAACATGGCTGGGAAAAAGGAAAGCATGATGGAACTAAATACTAGATCGTTAGACAATTAGATTTCTAAATAAATTACAACTAAACCTTACCATTTCTGGTAAGGTTTTCTGTTTTATACACTTTACTCATTCATTTAGGTACTTTACTCATTCCTTATTTCTAGTCATTGAAGTTGATTTTACATTTGAAATCAACCAACACAAGCTACTATGGCTAGAATTTCATTTAAAATATTCGTATTGCTCATATTATTCCCAGTGTTCTGTTTTACTCAAGAAGGAACAGTAACAGGCACGCTCACTACTTCATCAGACGGCTTGCCCTTGCCTGGTGCTAGCATATTAATTAAAGGAACTACCAATGGAGTAGTTACTGATTTTGATGGTAATTACAGTATAACATGTAACGTAGGTGATATTATAGTTATTAGCTATGTTGGTATGGATCCAAAGGAAATTGCAGTAACAGCTGATATGTTTGGAGCCGTCCAAAAAACAGAGGTTAAGCGAGTAAAAGTAAAGCTTATTGAAACTGACGCTTACAGTGAAGCTTTAAAAAATAAAAAAAAGAAAAGTTTTAAAATACCCTCTATTGGTGATGCAAAACACCGTTACAATAAGAAAGACTATTACAACTACTTACGCAGGGTTAAAGACATTAATGTTGACCCAAAACATGTTATTCTAACCTATTTTAATCCGGATATTTATTTTCAGGTTGGTGTAAAATCTAACTTAAGTTTTCAATTTGTTAAGGAAAGTAACTTGCCAAAATTACAATCTTCTTTTAGCCAAGGTGCCACCGAAAATGGATCTATAGCTTTTTTAGGACCAGAAACGGGAAATGTCTTTTCCTATGGACCAAACCTAAATACCTTAGAGTTTGACGGAAGTAATTATATATATGACAACAACGGCAGACTGGTTATGCTAGGCAACGGAAATGGCATTAGCTCTAAGCAGTACAACAATAGCGTTTTAAACACAGCTGTTAATAGATTTACCAATGTGTATTTTGATGTTGATACCAATAACTGGACAACCGGAATTGACTTTAGTCATAAAAACACTGATGATATTTTTGGTAGAGCACAAAGTATCAATAACGATCTCGCACTCAACTTTAAAACGCTTAATGATAATAGTGAGAAACTAAACTGGAAATCTTTTGTTAAGTATAGTGACTGGAAAAACAACCAACCTAATATAAATGGATTTAGAAACAACCTCCTTTTAAACGCTTGGGTAACACCTGTGTCTTTTGACAATAGTCAGGGCAGCATTCTACCAGACAATACACAGCGCAGTTTTAGCCCAACCAACTATAACAATCCTGAATGGTTATTTAACAATAAAAACTATGATGCCAACACCTTATTTGTAGCCAACCTAGAAAACGATATAACTATTGGTGATGACTTTTCAATAGGAAGTCAACTTAGCTATAAAACAGCAGAAAACGAGCAAAACTTTGGTTTGTTTACCCATACTGTTGGGTTTGAAAACGGTTATCTCAGTAACAAAACTATAAAAAACAATAGCTTCAATGCTATGTTAGACTTACACTATGAAAAATACTTGGGAGATTTTACCATAGATGTACGTTCTGTTACTAGATTTAAAAATGAGCTATTAGATTATACATTCAAAGAATCTGAAGGATTTGATGCATTTACCTTTTCAAATCCAAACAATGCAAGTGTAATTTCTAATCGTATTAATAGAAATGTGCTAAGACCACATCAATCTATCGCTCTAGAGTATAAGAGACACTCTAAAATTGTATTTAGTAATACCGCGTATATCTCTTCCATTCAGAAAAACAAATTGATTTTACCTTCATCTTTTATAAAAGTTGATTTAGCAGATATTTTAGACATCTATGATTTTAGCGATTTCTCCCTCAGCACAACAAGTGCTTTTGATATTAATGAAATGCCTCTTTTTTACAACAATCAGAGTCATAACAGTCTGCAATTATTACCTTCAGAAAGTCTTAGCTACACTAGTAATATAGATTTATTTATTAACGAAGGCATAGATTTAGAAGAACGACACGATTATTCTTTTAATCTCGATTTAGGTTTTTATTTGTGGGATGTATATTGGGATTTCACTGCAAGCTATTTTGGTTCAAAAACCAAAGGAAGTGTATTTCCTGTTTTGGAAGGCAATCAATTTCAACTTCAAAATATTGCAGATATTACCAATAAAGGTTTAGAGCTACAATTGGATGTTTCTGAAAGGTTTGGCTCTGTGCGTTGGAATAGCAGACTAAGCTTCATGACCAACCAAAATAAGGTTACCAAACTATATAATAATGAAGAGCGTGTGCCAATTGCAGGTTTTCAGAATGTATCTAAAAATTTAATCGTTGGTCAACCGGCTGGTGTTATTGTAGGAACTGCTTTTGAAAGAGACACTCAAAACAACATTATAATAGACAGCAATGGCTACCCAATTGTAGACACAGAACAACAAATTATTGGCAATCCTATACCAGATTTTACTCTTGGTTTTTCTAATCAATTTACCTGGAAGAAATTAAAATTCAATTTCACGTTAGACTACCAAAAAGGCGGAGACACTTGGAATGGCACTCAAAATGTACTCAACTATTTTGGCACATCGCAACAATCTGCAGATCAAAGGAACATTACAAATTATATTTTTAATGGTGTAAATGCACAAGGCAATACAAACACAATTCCTGTAGATTTTTATAATCCTGAAGATGGTATTGAAAACAACCGATTTGTTCGCTATGGCTTCAGTGGTGTTGCAGAAGAAGCCATTGAAGATGCTGGCTATCTTAACCTAAGAACCTTTGAACTTTCTTATGATTTTTCTAAAAACAATCATGATTTTTTCAGACAAGTTGAAATAGGGCTTTACGCTCATAACCTCATCACATTTACAAAATACAGCGGAGCATCTCCTTATTCATCACTTTTTGATACCAATTCTGGACATAATCTTAACTTTTTCAATACTCCTTTAATGAGTGAAGTTGGGCTAAAAGTCATCTTAAAAATATAAATATTATGAAAAAACGTATACAGAACACTAAACTTTTGATGATTGCCGGACTTTGCTTCTTCACGTTGCTGTCTTATAAAGCTTTTGAAGCATTTAATAATCCATTAGAGAAGATATACACACAAACCGACAGACCGTTCTATTTTCCTGGAGAAACCATTTGGTTTAAATCTTACATCGTCGATACAGACAATACTATTACGACCATCAGTGACGTGATGCATGCGGAATTAATTTCGCCTAAAGGTGCTGTTGTTACTTCCTTAAACCTTAATGTAAAACAAGGATATGCTTACGGAAATTTTGATATAAGCTCGGATTGGGTTGGTGGCATTTATACTTTAAAATGCTACACCAATTGGATGCGTAATTATGGTGAAGATTCATTTTTTACCAAAAAAATCACTATACAAAAAGTGGTAAAACCTAAACTGTTACTTAATTTAAAATTCGAAAAAGAAGGCTACGGAAAATCCTCTGAGGTTATCGCAAATCTCGAAGTTAAGGATTTAAAAAATCAACCTTTATCACACACGGAAGTTACGTATAAAGTGAGTGTAAAAGGCACAGACATTATAAATGATGTTGTGGTTACTGATAAAGACGGTAAAGCCAAACCTAGCTTTACATTGCCAGAAGACTTGGAGTCTGTTGATGTGGTTTTAAACGCTTTGGTATATCACAAAGGCACCACAGAATCTATCTCAAGAGCTGTTCCTGTGGTTTTAAACACTATTGACCTTCAGTTTTTGCCAGAAAGCGGCAAAATTGTAGCTGGCACTTTAAACAAAGTTGCCTTTAAAGCTCTTAATGAATTTGGAAAACCAGTAGATCTCAAAGGAGATATTGTTAATGCAAAAGGAGAAACCATTTCAACTTTTGAAAGTTTTCATGATGGCATGGGAAGCTTCAATTTTAACCCAAACAAAGACGAGGTGTATTATGCTAAGATCACAGAACCTTTCCGTTCTGAGGAATTAATTCAGCTACCAAAAGTGTACGAAAACGGTGTTCGGTTTTCTGTTACAACCGACAGTCTATCAACCAATTTAGATATTTTTTCAACCTACAGTACACCTTTATTTCTTGAGGTTTCAAATGCAAGTACATTGCTCTTAAAAAAGGAAATTGGTCTCAAAAAAAATATAGGTTTAAACACTTCAGAATATCCTATGGGTATTACCAAATTCAGTCTAAAAAATGAATATGGCAGTACGTTTGCAGAGCGTTTGGTGTTTCTAAATCCTCACAAAAAACTTCATGTAGACCTCAGCCTAGATAAAGAACAATACAATACCAGAGAGAAAGTAAAACTTACTATAAAAACATATGATGAGAAGCAGAATCCTGTTCCTGCAAACTTATCATTAGCTGTTGCAGATAATAAATTACTGTCCTTTGCGGATGATAAGCAAGACCATATTTTATCTTACGTATTGATGTCTTCTGAATTGAAAGGTAAAATTCATAAGCCAGATTTTTTCATGAATCCAAAAGAGCCAAAATCTAAAAAAGCAATAGATTATGTAATGCTAACGCATGGTTGGCGAGACTATATTAATGCTCCTACAGTTACTAAGGAGAATGCACAATATCTACCAGAACAAAGTGCCATACAAACTGGTGTGGTACTCAATAAAAAAGGAAAACCAACACAAGCACATTTGCTGCTTTTTGATAGTAAGGGAAATAAAGTTTTGGTTTTTGATACCGAAGAAGATGGTTCGTTTGCTTTTAAATTCAACAATAATTATCATTTGACTTTATTAGCCTATAATGACAATGGAGAACATGTTACTATTAAAGAAACAACCTTAAAAAAAGGAAACTATTACAGCCAAACACCAACTAAAACCATAGAAAACAAAGAGAATATTAAATCTTTTATTAAAAATGAAAAACCGCTACAAAAGGCTATTAAACAAAAGGCACAAATCTCTGTCGGTCTAGAAGAAAATAAAAATGGCTTGGACGAAGTTGTCGTTGTGGGTTACAGTATTACACGTAAAAAAAGCTTTGCAGGTGCTGCATCAATTGTGTCTTCAGAAGAGATTGCATCAAATGGTAATTCTGTATTAAATGCTTTGGCTGGTGAGGTTGCTGGTGTAAACGTAATTAATCGTAGTGGACAACCAGGAAGCGCGCCAACGGTTAGAATCAGAGGTTTTGGAAGTGTATCGGGTAATAATCAGCCTCTTATTGTGGTAGATGGTGTGCCTTACGATAGTTCGGCCTTGGGTGACATCAATCCGCAGCTAGTAAATAATGTGGTTATTCTAAAAGATGCTGCTGCAACTAGCATATATGGTTGTAGAGGTTCTAATGGTGTAATTCTTATAAATACAAAACACGGAAAATATCCAAATAGTAGTGGCGCAATAAAACGATTAAATAACAGAGATTATAAAAATTACGCTGTAAAGCAATTTTACCACTATAACCAAAACTACACAAACACTCCAAGAAGTTTCTACATGCCAATTTATGAAGGAAAAAATCTACCAGAAGAGCGTACCGATTTTAGACAAACCATATACTGGAATCCTGTTGTACAAACTAATGCTGATGGTGTTGCCAAAATTGAATTTTATAACTCTGATGCCGTAACGTCGTTTAAAATTTCTGCTGAAGGCATTGGTTATAATGGCCTTGTAGGCAAAGCTGACAAATTATACGCTACCAAGAAATTATTGAACATAGACATTAAAACACCTAATTACATGGTGCTAAATGACACGATTTCATTACCAATTACCATTACAAATGAAACTGAAAAAGCCATGGAAACTAATTTAAAGTTTCTATTACCTGAACATTTAAAGTTGGTATCGTCTATTGACGAAAAACTAAACGTGGAAGCTAAAAACGCTGTCACCAAAACCATAGAAGTTATACCTATTGAAAAGGGTAGAGACTTAAACATTTCCATTCTGGCAGAATCTGAAGATTATAAGGATATCATAAAGAAAAAGGTAACCATTTTAAGCCCTTATTTCCCAACTTCTTTATCACTGTCTGGTTCAGAATCTCAACTGTTTGACTTTGAAATTAACCATGCTGTTAAAAATAGTATTACCACAGAGTTTAATATTTACACAGACATTGTAGGTGATGTTATGGATGGTATTGAGTCATTAATCCGTCAGCCTTATGGATGTTTTGAGCAAACATCATCTTCAACATATCCTAATATTATGGTCTTAAAATACCTTAAGGAAGCTGGCAAAAGCAATCCTGAAATTGAAGCTAAAGCCCTAGATTTTATAAAACAAGGCTACAAAAGACTTATTGGTTTTGAAACTTCTAAAGGTGGTTTTGAATGGTTTGGTCATACTCCTCCTCACGAAACCTTAACCGCTTATGGTATTTTGGAGTTTACCGAAATGAAAGAAGTATATGATGGTGTAAGCGACAAAATGATTTCCAGAACTGTAGATTGGCTTTTAAGCCGAAAAGACGGTAAAGGTGGTTTCAAAAAAAGTAAAAAAGGCTATGATAGTTTTGCTAGTTCTCCAACAGATGTTGCCAACGCCTACATTGTCTATGCATTAAGCGAATCTGGTGTCAATGCAGATTATATGCTAGAATATAACACAGCCTATTTAGATGCTGTAAAGATTAATGACACTTATAAAATGGCATTACTAGCTATGACAAGTCATAACCTCAATAAAGAAGAGAACTTTAAAACACTTTTAACCAAAATAAAAACAAATATTGAGGAGTATGGTTTTGAAAAAATACCTGTAGAAAATACAATTACCAGATCTTACGGCAACTCAAAACAGATAGAAACCGTAGCGCTTACAACATTGGCTTTAATGGATGAAAAAAACGAAAATACTATGCTTGTAACAGAAGGTGTAGATTATCTGATTAAGCAACGTAAAAACAACCGTTTTGGCTCTACACAAGCAACTGCTATGGCTCTTAAAGCTCTGATTAATTACACAAAAAGTCAAAAGCAAAAAATACTTGAGGAAAACGATGATATCACGTTAGTAATTAATGGTAAATCGATAACTAAAAAACTAGAACTTTCAGACGACGGAAAAATTACCATTAACGGTTTTGAGAACTATCTAAAACAAGGAGAACAGACTATTGCAGTTAAGTTCAACAACACAAAGGCAACATTTCCTTATACTTTGAATGTGAATTGGGATAGCACGTTACCAGATAGCTCAAAGGCTTGTCCTTTACAACTCGAAACAACAATTACTGGACAAAACCACATGGTTGGCGATAATGTAAGTTTTAATATCTCTGTTGCAAACACCAATGCAGAACCCTTGGGTATGGTCACCACAATTGTTGGTATACCATCTGGAACAACAGCTCAACCTTGGCAACTAAAAAAGATTTTAGAAGAAAATAAGGTGGCTTTTTATGAGGTTTTTGATAATTATCTGGTGTTTTACTGGCGAGAATTTAAAGCTTCAGAAACCAAAAATATTAGATTAGATTTAAAAGCTGATATTGCTGGCCATTACCAAGCACCTGCTAGTACTGTTTATCTGTATTATGGAGATGAAAACAAAAATTGGATCTCAGGAAATACAGTTGAGATTAAAGATTAGTAATTTCTCATATATTTTAATGTTAAAAAACCTCATCAGAAATGGTGAGGTTTTTTTGATTTATAATCTGTTGAAACCCTTATCAAATCAAATAAGATTATAATTTACAAATCACTGTCCTTTTTTATTATCTGTACTCACTTTAAATTGCAAAAACAATGTCAAAGCAAACTATAGTTGCCTAATTTAATTTGACTTAAAAAACAAATAAATAATGGAAGTATATTTAATATTAGCAGGAAAAGTTTTACTTGTAGAAAGATTAGGGATAAGTAAAATAATTCAAATTGTACTATTAAGAATTCTTTATCCAAAAGCTACCTTGAAAGATCTTGAAAGTTTTATTAAAAACACTAAAACAAAACTTAATTTTCCAAAATTATGGAAGTAGTTCATCTTACTTGTCATTAAGATGTATTACTTCTTCCCACCAACCACAATAACAATCTCGCCTTTTGGTGGTTTGTTGGTGTAATGTTCTAAAACTTCCTTTGCTGTTCCTCTTACAGTCTCTTCATAAAGTTTGGTAAGCTCTCTCGATACGGAAACTAGTCTGTCTTCACCAAAGTACTCACAAAAATGTCCTAAGGTCTTTACTAACTTATGTGGACTTTCGTAAAAAATCATAGTTCGATTTTCTTCTGCTAAAAGTAACAATCGGGTTTGGCGACCTTTCTTTACTGGTAAAAAACCTTCAAACACAAACTTATCGTTTGGTAATCCACTATTTACCAAGGCAGGCACAAAAGCTGTCGCTCCTGGTAAACATTCTACTTCAATATTATTTTCTACACAAGCTCTAACAAGCAAAAATCCAGGATCGGAAATGGCTGGCGTACCAGCATCACTAATCACAGCAATTGTAAGTCCGGACTTTAACTTTTCAATGAGATTATTTACCGTTTTATGCTCGTTATGCATGTGGTGACTTTGCATATGTGTGGAAATTTCAAAATGTTTTAAAAGCTTTCCAGATGTTCTAGTGTCTTCGGCAAGTATAATATCTGCTTCTTTTAAAACGTCAATGGCCCTAAAAGTGATATCCTTTAAATTTCCAATTGGTGTTGGAACTAGGTATAGTTTCATGTGTTATAAATCTTAATCTCAAATTTACAATCTTTTGAATATCTTAACGCAACCATTTGTAAGAAACTACATCTAAATAGAAAACCAACCTGTGAAGAAATCACTTTGTCTTTTATTATTCCTTTTATGTAATGCCTCTTTTTTATTTACCCAAACCACAGATTTATCTATAAACATTGAGGCTCAAAATCTTGATGGCACTCCTATTTCGCAAGTAGATATATATGAAGATTTTCAATATTTAATCACGCTGTCTAATTCTGGTAATACTGTTAGTAACGCAAGTATTTCCATAGATTTTGATGATGAGATTACTATAATTTCAACAAGTTCTCAAAATAATATTAACGGAGCGTCCGATGTTTCAGGTATTGTAATTACAACAAATGTTTTGACAGCTACTGTGGCTAATATGCCCAACAACTCTAGTGTAGAACTCTTGGTTTTAGTCTCTGCGCCAACCAACTTAGGTGGTATTGCAGTTAATGGAACAATAAGTCCACCAACAGGTACCACTGATACAAACACTAGCAATAACCAATCTATTATTTCTATTGACGTGTTGGACATTATTATTGACTTTGAGGTGACTCATAGCCAAATTTCACCTACTCCAGGAACACCTGTTAGTGCTTGGGGAGACCAGGTTACTTATCAATTTACTATTACCAATAATAGTGAGATAGACTTTCCGGTGGACATTATTAGAGGTCGATTAATTTTAACATCAATGGTTGGTAACGGTCAGCCATTTGCACAGTTCATTTCTTTGGAATGCATTGATAGCACTAACGGAACTATGTGTCCTGATCTAACAGGTCTTACTACGGCTTCTACAACTGTAAACTCATCAAATAGCGTTACGGCTCCAACATTATTTAATTTTAATGATGGTGCTGAAATTACTTCAGGAGGAAGCATCACTTTTGAAATGGTTTATCGCTATACCAATTTTTCATGCTCGCCAAACCCGATGCCTATTATGGTTGATAGCTTTATTGAAATAGATTTAAGTCATACTAATGTCTCACCAAACCAATCCAACTTTGTAGAAACTATTCTTCCAAACGCAGACCAATGCCCAACAACAGATGTTTGTATTGAAACCGAAATTATTGATCCCACAGACACTACAGATATAGACTATAATGAAGCCATTACTTTAGTTACAACAGTATGTAATAATGGTCCTTCTGAGGCTCCATTGTTTTTCTTTATTCAAAATTTATCCGCAAATGTCGATTGGGACATCATTTCTGTTAGTTGTACAGCAACTACCGGACTTGTTGCTTGTGAAGATTTTACAATTTCAGATAATGGTCAATTATGGGTTACGAGTGAATTTGTACTGCAACCTAATACTACAATAACTATTGAGACTGTAGTGATTTTTCTTGAACCTCCATGCAACCCGTTTCCAAATCAGGTGGACGCCACAATAAAAAGTCAGATAGTACTCCTACCTACTCAAACTATAGATATAAATCCTGATAATAATTTTTACTATAACTATCTAACACTTCCTACTGAGGAACCTTGCGATGAAGAGGATATTTCTGATATTGAAGTTACAAAAACTCAAATCTTTCCTGAATTACCTATTGGGAGTACGCAAACAAATACTGCAGAATGGGGAGAAATAACCTACGAGGTTACTGTAACTAATGATGGTGATACGGATGAGCCCATACAAGTGCAAGATCACATGCCTGTTCCATTGGGTGATGACGTACCTATCACCGGAACTTTAGTGAGTGTCGAGTGTTCAGGAACAACCGGTACTGCCTCTTGTTTTACTATTGCAAATGCTAACATAGGTGTTAGTTTTGATGGTGTTACTGAAGACGGTAGTTTTGACACTTTTTGGGAAATTTTGCCCGAGGATAATTGGATACTTCCAGCTAATAGTTCAGTGTCGTTTACCGTTACCGTAGATTGGCAGCCAGAATGTTCTACATTACCTATGATTGCTACAAATTACGTGCGAGTAAATTATGTAATCAATGTTCCTGAGACTAATCTAGGCAATAACACTGCCTTTGTACAAACATACTTTGCGCCTTGTATAGATTTAGTAGTACAAACGTATCCTGAATTTGCCCAAGTAGATACTGAAGAAGCTTTTGATTGGATTGTAGA belongs to Winogradskyella sp. J14-2 and includes:
- a CDS encoding gliding motility-associated C-terminal domain-containing protein; the encoded protein is MKKSLCLLLFLLCNASFLFTQTTDLSINIEAQNLDGTPISQVDIYEDFQYLITLSNSGNTVSNASISIDFDDEITIISTSSQNNINGASDVSGIVITTNVLTATVANMPNNSSVELLVLVSAPTNLGGIAVNGTISPPTGTTDTNTSNNQSIISIDVLDIIIDFEVTHSQISPTPGTPVSAWGDQVTYQFTITNNSEIDFPVDIIRGRLILTSMVGNGQPFAQFISLECIDSTNGTMCPDLTGLTTASTTVNSSNSVTAPTLFNFNDGAEITSGGSITFEMVYRYTNFSCSPNPMPIMVDSFIEIDLSHTNVSPNQSNFVETILPNADQCPTTDVCIETEIIDPTDTTDIDYNEAITLVTTVCNNGPSEAPLFFFIQNLSANVDWDIISVSCTATTGLVACEDFTISDNGQLWVTSEFVLQPNTTITIETVVIFLEPPCNPFPNQVDATIKSQIVLLPTQTIDINPDNNFYYNYLTLPTEEPCDEEDISDIEVTKTQIFPELPIGSTQTNTAEWGEITYEVTVTNDGDTDEPIQVQDHMPVPLGDDVPITGTLVSVECSGTTGTASCFTIANANIGVSFDGVTEDGSFDTFWEILPEDNWILPANSSVSFTVTVDWQPECSTLPMIATNYVRVNYVINVPETNLGNNTAFVQTYFAPCIDLVVQTYPEFAQVDTEEAFDWIVDISNSVTSSSAIDVQFENILDNAFTILGTPNCSVTSGSATCISTFNISGNSITGIIPTMEAGSTVRVTIPVAAPSFGGGFNNIAEAFPSAADNEELTPETNISVNSVQVISPILEKMFVPNTILEGGESELIFTVYNIATNPTQNGIAFTDNLPAGVTLSSSPVWVEANGCTATFTGATGDTFVGITDLAFPNGVESCTFSVMVTSDIAGAYLNDFHNISDTNNLDASQVSATLNVIVDTSNVDIEILKSVEPTEAIVGQEVTFNITATNVGTTQASAVEVLDALPIGYEYISATVSSGVFDDSTFSWSIPILDPNQSETLQISVLVVSSTDLLNVAFLNALNEVDRDETNNEDEAIVEISNCLSIPQGVSPNGDLENDYLVIPCIERFPDNRIKIYNRYGTLIYQTNNYDNTWDGRSNRGIPESSGLLPVGTYFYILEINGLAKPLRGYVYLNY